Below is a genomic region from Rosa chinensis cultivar Old Blush chromosome 5, RchiOBHm-V2, whole genome shotgun sequence.
CAAACTAAGACTTGTACATCAATCTGACACAGTTCATCCGTTGCCATCCGATCTACATCACATCCTGTAATGAATTTCAGGGGTTTGGAGGTGCTCAATTGCACCATCAGGggcaaaaaaaattctaaattttAAGGTGCTTGTTCTTCAAAAGACATCCTAATAATTTGTTGCTGATAGTCTGATTGGCATTATCAAATATTAAGTAATAGTTCTATAAATGAATATAATTAGTAGCAGATAAAAGGAGCAATAACAAAGGGAAGAAATATAATGCATATTTCAGATGCTAACTTTGTTAGCAAAATTACAAACTCCAAGTACAATTgtcttcaaaactcaaaatcatctTATTGGCAAGACTTTTTAACTGGTGAACTTACAATACTGATTCAAATAGACAGTTCAGATGTTGAGATAAGAATGCCATCACTATCAGCATACAACCATTCCCCTTCGCCGATCAAGGTTCCTGCAATGTTGATCGGAACATGTTTATCGCCATGGCCTCGTTTGTTGGACTTCATGGGATGAGATGCCAAAGCTCTCACCCCAATATCACATCCATTGATCTCATCTACATCTCTAATGCAGCCATTTATCACAATCCCTGCCCATCCCATGTTTTGAGCCAACTGTCCCAAGTTCCCTCCAACTAAAGCACACCTCATGCTTCCTCCCCCATCAATAACTAAAACTCTTCCCTCGCCTCTGGTTTCGAGAAGCTCTCTAACTAAAACGTTATCCTCAAAAACCTTAACAGTGGAAATGGGGCCTGAGAATGCTCGACTTTGTCCATACATCTGAAATATTGGTGGCAGGACACGCAGGTCTCCACTTCCCAAAAGAGCTGTATTTGTATCACAAACTTCAGCAGTTGCTAAGAA
It encodes:
- the LOC112164877 gene encoding putative 4-hydroxy-4-methyl-2-oxoglutarate aldolase 3 isoform X2, translated to MAFLATAEVCDTNTALLGSGDLRVLPPIFQMYGQSRAFSGPISTVKVFEDNVLVRELLETRGEGRVLVIDGGGSMRCALVGGNLGQLAQNMGWAGIVINGCIRDVDEINGCDIGVRALASHPMKSNKRGHGDKHVPINIAGTLIGEGEWLYADSDGILISTSELSI
- the LOC112164877 gene encoding putative 4-hydroxy-4-methyl-2-oxoglutarate aldolase 3 isoform X1 produces the protein MALSSLRLHRTLSSLSTLHTVLPILYSSPPTPISSTQSWTFTQSRPFGFLYGRKGGVTSSGSLSWIFGKTQSLGLRRWANMAFLATAEVCDTNTALLGSGDLRVLPPIFQMYGQSRAFSGPISTVKVFEDNVLVRELLETRGEGRVLVIDGGGSMRCALVGGNLGQLAQNMGWAGIVINGCIRDVDEINGCDIGVRALASHPMKSNKRGHGDKHVPINIAGTLIGEGEWLYADSDGILISTSELSI